In the Clostridium sp. 'White wine YQ' genome, CATATATTATGGGTATACTCAATGTTACTCCAGATTCTTTTTCTGATGGTGGAAAATATAATAATTTAGAACAAGCCTTAAAGCAAGGAGAAAAGTTAATAGCTGAAGGTGCTGATATTATTGATATAGGAGGGGAATCTACTAGGCCAGGTGCTATGTATGTAACTGCAGAGGAAGAAATAAATAGAGTAGTTCCTATAATAAAAGCATTAAAAGAAAAACATGATATTATTATATCAATTGATACTTATAAAGCAGAAGTTGCAGAAGCAGCAGTTAAAGCAGGAGCAGACTTAATAAATGATGTTTGGGGCTTTAAAAAAGATAAGGATATGGCAATTGTGGCTGCAAAGTATGGAGTTCAGTGTTGCCTTATGCATAATAAGGACAATAAGGAATACACTGACGTAATTGAAGATATGAAGAAGGAACTTCAAGAATCGGTTGAAATTGCATTAAAAGCAGGAGTTAAAAAAGAAAATATTATTTTAGATCCAGGAATAGGCTTTGCAAAAACATTAGAAAACAATATTGAGGTTATGGATAGATTAGAGGAATTACTAACACTAGGTTATCCAATGCTTTTAGCTACTTCAAGAAAATCTATGATAGGACTAACTCTAGATCTTCCACCAGAGGAAAGAGTGGAGGGTACTGTAGCTACAACTGTAGTTGGAATAATGAAGGGTTACGATTT is a window encoding:
- the folP gene encoding dihydropteroate synthase translates to MKIGNKEFDLGKRTYIMGILNVTPDSFSDGGKYNNLEQALKQGEKLIAEGADIIDIGGESTRPGAMYVTAEEEINRVVPIIKALKEKHDIIISIDTYKAEVAEAAVKAGADLINDVWGFKKDKDMAIVAAKYGVQCCLMHNKDNKEYTDVIEDMKKELQESVEIALKAGVKKENIILDPGIGFAKTLENNIEVMDRLEELLTLGYPMLLATSRKSMIGLTLDLPPEERVEGTVATTVVGIMKGYDFVRVHDVKENKRAAQMTDAIVRRNK